One genomic window of Cyprinus carpio isolate SPL01 chromosome A23, ASM1834038v1, whole genome shotgun sequence includes the following:
- the LOC109048627 gene encoding troponin T, cardiac muscle-like, with protein sequence MDEPQHMRSYKNQEESQSLPLGQTAFLHTSVLVQYIRVKMSDNEEVEYEEQEEAHEEEAGEQEETAQEHDGEEDTEDGGEAKPKFLKPFMLPNLVPPKIPDGERVDFDVSKITIQRPTAPFNYFGYDGSRLAFVFNRKKEEEEELISLKDRIEKRRSERAEQQRIRSERERERQRRLEEERARKEEEEAKKRAEDDAKKKKTLTSLHFGGYMQKIERRSGKKQTEREKKKKILSDRRKPLDIDNASDSALRDKAKELWSWMRQLEAEKFELQYQFTKQKYEINVLRNRVSDHQKTSKRTKRGLRK encoded by the exons ATGGATGAGCCCCAGCATATGAGATCATATAAGAATCAAGAGGAGAGCCAGAGCTTGCCTCTCGGACAGACAGCCTTCCTTCACACATCTGTGCTGGTACAGTATATCAG aGTAAAAATGTCAGACAACGAAGAAGTGGAGTACGA GGAGCAGGAGG AGGCTCATGAGGAGGAAGCGGGAGAACAGGAAGAGACCGCTCAGGAACATG ATGGTGAAGAAGATACCGAAGATGGAGGAG AGGCGAAACCCAAATTTCTAAA ACCATTTATGTTGCCGAACCTGGTGCCCCCAAAGATTCCAGATGGAGAAAgagttgattttgatgtgagtaAAATTACCATACAAAGACCCACAGCACCATTTAACTATTTTGGTTATGATGGGTCAAGACTGGCATTTGTCTTT AACCgtaagaaggaggaggaggaggaactCATCAGTCTTAAAGACAGGATT GAGAAACGGCGCTCTGAGCGAGCAGAGCAGCAGAGGATCCGCAGCGAACGCGAGAGGGAACGACAGAGGCGTTTGGAG GAGGAAAGAGCTCGcaaggaggaagaggaagccAAAAAGAGAGCGGAGGACGAtgccaagaagaagaagacgctcACCAGTCTGCACTTCGGTGGTTACATGCAGAAG ATAGAGAGACGGAGTGGAAAGaaacagactgagagagagaagaagaagaagattctTAGTGATCGCCGTAAACCTTTGGACATCGACAATGCCAGCGACTCTGCTCTCAG GGATAAAGCAAAGGAACTGTGGAGCTGGATGCGTCAACTGGAAGCAGAGAAGTTTGAGTTACAGTACCAGTTTACCAAACAGAAATATGAG ATCAATGTCCTGAGGAACAGAGTCAGTGACCACCAGAAAAC GTCAAAGAGAACCAAGAGGGGCCTCAGGAAGTGA
- the LOC109048628 gene encoding ladinin-1-like, with product MSISRKNWSALSTLARQWTVEDEEEVEREKRRKTRDSTADSDESPTEETKPQTSSGPDDSEDSGGGLAQLQLDFVEMLRVRDERRRMRHVETLRKNKGEDDGGREGSPDKEPHVELLGEQQDEELFKSVQHCVETFMSPEPPTNSTDSETQEKQKNEDTNQDSANSPTPPKASRKFVSSLSISFDKSPTSPPATSRLVSPLSSKSPPPQSPRAESPHSSTHSGSMSPTPNGDAARHENGSPSNFEPAAKPAFTRQSSRTVSFRMMKKKEEGDMPLQRSASVRIAAKTFESNKSSNQEEEQQTPFQRNSRQRLSSRAIQEKMERLTQASQKWEISKSPVVHKTVCLADEVSRKRELFEKEQEGSDRSHVFSKQDFRSFSSGISDRINRWVQKKTFTVSSSASSSSSSHSPLDLRHVNISIKKSLFERGQDQDHK from the exons ATGTCTATTAGCCGGAAAAACTGGTCTGCTTTGTCAAC GCTGGCTCGACAGTGGACTgtggaggatgaggaagaggtggagagagagaaaaggaggaaGACAAGGGATTCTACAGCAGACTCGGATGAAAGTCCCACTGAAGAGACCAAACCACAAACCAGTAG CGGGCCTGATGATTCTGAAGACTCCGGTGGCGGTCTGGCCCAGCTGCAGCTGGACTTTGTGGAGATGCTGCGAGTCCGTGACGAACGGCGGAGGATGAGGCACGTTGAAACCCTGAGGAAGAATAAGGGGGAAGATGATGGTGGCAGAGAGGGCAGCCCGGATAAGGAGCCCCATGTGGAGCTGCTGGGGGAACAGCAGGACGAGGAACTCTTCAAGAGCGTGCAGCACTGCGTGGAGACCTTCATGTCACCAGAACCTCCCACCAACTCCACAGACTCGGAGACACAGGAGAAG cAAAAAAATGAAGACACGAACCAAGATTCAGCAAACTCCCCAACTCCCCCAAAAGCATCCCGAAAGTTTGTGAG ctctctctccatctcctttGATAAGAGTCCCACATCACCCCCAGCAACAAGCAGACTGGTTTCTCCTCTGAGCTCCAAGTCTCCGCCCCCTCAGTCTCCGAGGGCGGAGTCACCACACAGCTCCACCCACTCCGGCTCTATGAGCCCCACACCGAATGGAGACGCAGCG AGACATGAAAATGGGTCACCGAGCAATTTCGAACCAGCTGCGAAACCTGCGTTCACACGGCAGAGCTCCAGAACGGTGTCCTTCAGG atgatgaagaagaaggaGGAAGGAGACATGCCGTTACAGAGAAG CGCAAGTGTGCGGATTGCAGCGAAGACCTTTGAATCCAATAAG AGCTCCAACCAAGAGGAGGAGCAGCAGACCCCGTTCCAGAGAAA CTCCCGGCAGAGGCTGTCATCTCGCGCCATTCAGGAGAAAATGGAACGACTGACTCAAGCCTCACAG AAATGGGAAATATCCAAGTCCCCAGTGGTGCACAAGACTGTGTGTTTAGCGGATGAGGTGTCAAGGAAGAGGGAGCTGTTTGAGAAAGAACAGGAGGGATCCGACAGAAGCCATGTGTTCTCCAAACAG GATTTTCGCAGCTTTTCTTCAGGAATCTCTGATCGAATTAATCGCTGGGTTCAGAAGAAAACATTTACTGTGTCATCATcagcatcttcatcatcatcatctcatagtCCTTTG GATCTGAGACATGTGAACATCTCCATTAAGAAAAGTTTGTTTGAAAGAGGACAAGACCAGGACCACAAGTGA
- the LOC109048796 gene encoding troponin I, slow skeletal muscle-like isoform X2, with protein sequence MPEQGQERKSKISASRKLMLKSLMVAKAKEELDQEMLDKEEEKQRYLMENIPPLQTQGMSFAELQELCQELHAKIDVVDEERYDIEAKVLLNKREVKDLNIKVLDLRGKFKRPTLRRVRVSADAILRSLLGSKHKVSMDLRANLKSVKKEDTEKKRPVEDSDWRKNVEAMSGMEGRKKMFDAAKGPTP encoded by the exons ATGCCTGAACAAGG GCAAGAG AGGAAGTCCAAGATCTCAGCCTCAAGAAAGCTTATGCTAAAG AGTTTGATGGTGGCAAAAGCCAAAGAAGAGCTGGATCAGGAGATGTTGGATAAAGAGGAGGAGAAGCAGAGGTATCTGATGGAGAACATTCCTCCTCTGCAGACACAGGGCATGTCATTCGCTGAGCTTCAG GAACTCTGTCAAGAGCTTCATGCTAAGATTGATGTGGTGGATGAGGAGCGCTATGATATTGAAGCCAAAGTCTTACTGAATAAGCGTGAG GTCAAAGACCTGAACATTAAGGTTCTGGACCTGAGGGGGAAGTTCAAGCGTCCCACCCTGAGGAGGGTGAGGGTTTCTGCAGATGCCATTCTCAGATCTCTCTTAGGCTCAAAGCACAAAGTCTCAATGGACCTACGAGCCAACCTCAAATCTGTAAAGAAAGAGGATACTGAGAAG AAGAGGCCAGTTGAGGACAGTGACTGGAGGAAGAACGTGGAGGCCATGTCTGGTATGGAGGGAAGAAAGAAGATGTTTGATGCGGCAAAAGGCCCCACCCCGTGA
- the LOC109048796 gene encoding troponin I, slow skeletal muscle-like isoform X1, with translation MYILCCISRQERKSKISASRKLMLKSLMVAKAKEELDQEMLDKEEEKQRYLMENIPPLQTQGMSFAELQELCQELHAKIDVVDEERYDIEAKVLLNKREVKDLNIKVLDLRGKFKRPTLRRVRVSADAILRSLLGSKHKVSMDLRANLKSVKKEDTEKKRPVEDSDWRKNVEAMSGMEGRKKMFDAAKGPTP, from the exons atgtacattttatgttgtatttcCAGGCAAGAG AGGAAGTCCAAGATCTCAGCCTCAAGAAAGCTTATGCTAAAG AGTTTGATGGTGGCAAAAGCCAAAGAAGAGCTGGATCAGGAGATGTTGGATAAAGAGGAGGAGAAGCAGAGGTATCTGATGGAGAACATTCCTCCTCTGCAGACACAGGGCATGTCATTCGCTGAGCTTCAG GAACTCTGTCAAGAGCTTCATGCTAAGATTGATGTGGTGGATGAGGAGCGCTATGATATTGAAGCCAAAGTCTTACTGAATAAGCGTGAG GTCAAAGACCTGAACATTAAGGTTCTGGACCTGAGGGGGAAGTTCAAGCGTCCCACCCTGAGGAGGGTGAGGGTTTCTGCAGATGCCATTCTCAGATCTCTCTTAGGCTCAAAGCACAAAGTCTCAATGGACCTACGAGCCAACCTCAAATCTGTAAAGAAAGAGGATACTGAGAAG AAGAGGCCAGTTGAGGACAGTGACTGGAGGAAGAACGTGGAGGCCATGTCTGGTATGGAGGGAAGAAAGAAGATGTTTGATGCGGCAAAAGGCCCCACCCCGTGA